The Streptomyces sp. NBC_00440 genome contains a region encoding:
- a CDS encoding HAD family hydrolase, which produces MISEPGRPGAMRHVLFDVDGTLIDAVDNQRLVWRTWAERYGLDPDEVYRVALRTRPMETFAQVAPDQDPRNCLAALHELEDEDVRSGTYTAFAGASEVLTALAPGTWALVTSNYEHRVRGRFARTGLPVPEVVVDAAAVEEGKPSPVPYLRAAARLGAQPENCLVIEDAPSGVQSGLRAGMTVWGVNTPAMVDGVHRHFGSLREAVRDILAFASGPASHGHGG; this is translated from the coding sequence GTGATCAGTGAACCTGGCCGACCCGGTGCGATGAGGCATGTCCTGTTCGATGTTGATGGCACCTTGATCGATGCCGTGGACAACCAGCGCCTGGTCTGGCGAACGTGGGCGGAGCGCTACGGGCTGGACCCCGATGAGGTCTACCGGGTGGCGCTGCGGACGAGGCCGATGGAGACCTTCGCGCAGGTCGCTCCTGACCAGGATCCTCGGAACTGCCTGGCCGCTCTGCACGAGTTGGAGGACGAGGACGTCCGCTCCGGCACCTATACAGCCTTCGCCGGCGCCTCGGAGGTGCTGACTGCTCTGGCACCCGGCACCTGGGCGTTGGTGACGTCGAACTATGAGCACCGGGTGCGTGGACGTTTTGCACGGACGGGCTTGCCGGTCCCGGAGGTTGTCGTGGATGCGGCCGCTGTGGAGGAAGGCAAGCCGTCGCCGGTGCCGTATCTCCGGGCCGCCGCGCGGCTTGGTGCCCAACCGGAGAACTGTCTGGTCATCGAGGACGCCCCCTCCGGGGTGCAGTCCGGGCTGCGTGCCGGGATGACGGTGTGGGGCGTCAACACCCCCGCGATGGTGGACGGCGTGCACCGTCACTTCGGCAGTCTGCGCGAAGCGGTCCGCGACATCCTCGCCTTCGCGTCCGGTCCTGCCTCCCACGGGCACGGAGGTTGA
- a CDS encoding DUF3145 domain-containing protein gives MTTRGVLYLHSAPRALCPHVEWAVAGVLGARVNLDWIRQPASPGTWRSEFSWKGGTGTASQLASALRGWNLLRFEVTSEPCPSAEGERYSATPELGIFHAVTGIHGDILIPEDRLRAALARSLGGESDLEAEIARLLGKPWDDELEPFRYAGEGAPVRWLHQVV, from the coding sequence GTGACGACACGTGGAGTTCTGTACCTGCACTCCGCACCGCGCGCGCTGTGCCCGCACGTCGAGTGGGCCGTGGCGGGTGTTCTCGGTGCGCGGGTCAACCTCGACTGGATCAGGCAGCCCGCCTCCCCCGGCACCTGGAGATCCGAGTTCTCCTGGAAGGGCGGCACGGGCACCGCGTCGCAACTCGCCTCCGCGTTGCGTGGCTGGAATCTGCTGCGCTTCGAAGTGACGTCGGAGCCCTGCCCGTCGGCCGAGGGAGAGCGCTACAGCGCCACGCCCGAGCTGGGCATCTTCCACGCCGTCACCGGAATCCACGGCGACATCCTGATCCCCGAGGACCGGCTGCGGGCCGCACTGGCCCGTTCGCTGGGCGGCGAGAGCGATCTGGAGGCCGAGATCGCACGACTGCTAGGCAAGCCGTGGGACGACGAACTGGAGCCCTTCAGATACGCGGGCGAGGGCGCGCCGGTGCGCTGGCTGCACCAGGTCGTGTAG
- a CDS encoding pirin family protein — protein MDVRRSGERYRGGDPEAGIDSRHAFSFGTFYDPDNLRFGPVLACNEERLAPGAGFGEHPHSHTEIVTWVVEGELTHRDSTGGATVVRAGDVQHLSSAGGVRHEERNEGGDPLVFVQMWLAPLEPGGEPSYEIVRGIADATPYAVPAAGGLLSVRRPSPGERVAVPDAPGVYLHVVRGEVRLGDTELVPGDSVRIAGERGLDLVADTAAEVLLWELETV, from the coding sequence ATGGATGTACGGCGCTCCGGCGAGCGCTACCGCGGAGGCGACCCGGAGGCCGGTATCGACTCCCGCCACGCCTTCTCGTTCGGCACCTTCTACGACCCGGACAACCTGCGTTTCGGGCCGGTCCTGGCCTGCAACGAGGAGCGGCTCGCGCCAGGCGCGGGCTTCGGTGAACACCCGCACAGCCACACCGAGATCGTCACCTGGGTGGTCGAGGGCGAGCTCACCCACCGCGACTCGACAGGCGGCGCCACGGTCGTAAGGGCCGGGGACGTCCAGCACCTCTCGTCGGCCGGCGGGGTGCGCCACGAGGAGCGCAACGAGGGCGGGGACCCGCTGGTCTTCGTACAGATGTGGCTGGCACCCCTGGAGCCGGGCGGCGAGCCCTCGTACGAGATCGTGCGCGGCATCGCGGACGCCACGCCCTACGCGGTCCCGGCAGCGGGCGGGCTGCTCTCCGTCCGCAGACCGTCCCCCGGCGAGCGCGTGGCGGTGCCGGACGCGCCGGGGGTGTACCTGCATGTCGTACGGGGGGAAGTGCGGCTGGGGGATACGGAGTTGGTGCCGGGAGATTCGGTGCGGATCGCCGGGGAGCGGGGCCTCGACCTGGTGGCGGACACGGCGGCCGAGGTGCTGCTCTGGGAGCTGGAGACGGTCTGA
- a CDS encoding aldose epimerase family protein, whose product MSSAQPEPFGRLPDGTSVHRWTLERGGTRVRVLTYGGIVQSAEVPDRAGAVAGVALGFPDLAGYLASPGPYFGALVGRYANRIAGGVFELDGRTYRLPRNNPPHSLHGGDRGFDKRVWDAEATDHGVRLSRVSPDGEEGFPGRLAVSVTYRLAESGALRISYEATTDAPTVVSLTNHSYWNLAGAGSGSAAGHELRIGASRVTPVDAELIPTGELAPVAGTRFDFRQARKVGLGYDHNYVLDGPEAAELSDPASGRVLAITTSEPGLQLYTGDHIDDGPFGPGAGIALETQRFPDTPNRPEFPGAVLRPDDVFVSETAYAFSVR is encoded by the coding sequence ATGAGCAGCGCGCAGCCGGAGCCTTTCGGCCGTCTCCCTGACGGCACCTCAGTCCACCGGTGGACCCTGGAGCGTGGCGGTACTCGGGTGCGCGTGCTCACCTACGGCGGGATCGTGCAGTCCGCCGAGGTGCCCGACCGGGCGGGCGCGGTGGCCGGTGTGGCGCTGGGCTTCCCGGACCTGGCCGGATATCTGGCCTCCCCCGGGCCGTACTTCGGGGCGCTGGTCGGGCGGTACGCGAACCGCATCGCGGGCGGCGTCTTCGAACTCGACGGGCGGACGTACCGGCTGCCCCGCAACAATCCGCCCCACAGCCTGCACGGCGGCGACCGGGGCTTCGACAAGCGGGTGTGGGACGCCGAGGCGACCGATCACGGGGTGCGGCTCTCCCGGGTGAGCCCGGACGGCGAGGAGGGCTTCCCGGGCCGGCTGGCCGTCTCCGTGACGTACCGCCTGGCGGAGAGCGGTGCGCTGCGGATCTCGTACGAGGCGACGACGGACGCGCCGACCGTGGTGAGCCTGACCAACCACTCGTACTGGAACCTGGCCGGTGCGGGCTCCGGCAGCGCGGCCGGGCACGAACTGCGGATCGGGGCCTCTCGGGTGACGCCCGTGGACGCGGAGCTGATCCCGACCGGCGAGCTGGCGCCGGTGGCCGGGACGCGCTTCGACTTCCGGCAGGCCCGGAAGGTGGGCCTCGGCTACGACCACAACTACGTGCTGGACGGGCCGGAGGCGGCCGAGCTGTCCGACCCGGCGTCCGGGCGGGTGCTGGCGATCACGACCAGCGAGCCGGGGCTGCAACTCTACACCGGTGACCACATCGACGACGGGCCGTTCGGGCCGGGCGCCGGGATCGCGCTGGAGACCCAGCGCTTCCCCGACACGCCGAACCGGCCGGAGTTCCCCGGTGCGGTGCTCCGGCCGGACGACGTGTTCGTTTCCGAGACGGCGTACGCGTTCTCGGTGCGGTAG
- a CDS encoding ACP S-malonyltransferase: protein MLVLVAPGQGAQTPGFLTPWLELPGAADRVAAWSDAIGLDLAHYGTKADADAIRDTAVAQPLLVAAGLLSASALGDFVPGAVAGHSVGEITAAAFAGVLDDAAALGFVRTRGLAMAEAAAVTETGMAALLGGDPDVVLPHLEKLGLTPANVNGAGQIVAAGTAEQIAALVDDKPDGVRRVMPLKVAGAFHTHHMAPAVAGLGKAAQDLVVADPVVPYLSNADGEVVTTGPDVVARLVNQVSNPVRWDLCMETAQRLGATALIEVCPGGTLVGIAKRAMPGVRTLALKTPDDLDAARALIAETQSPAADAAGA, encoded by the coding sequence GTGCTCGTACTCGTCGCTCCCGGCCAAGGCGCTCAGACGCCCGGCTTCCTGACTCCCTGGCTCGAACTTCCCGGTGCCGCCGACCGCGTCGCCGCGTGGTCGGACGCCATCGGGCTCGACCTTGCCCACTACGGCACGAAGGCCGACGCCGACGCCATCCGCGACACGGCGGTGGCCCAGCCGCTGCTGGTCGCGGCCGGTCTGCTGTCCGCTTCCGCGCTGGGCGACTTCGTGCCCGGTGCCGTCGCAGGACACAGCGTCGGCGAGATCACGGCCGCTGCTTTCGCGGGCGTCCTCGACGACGCCGCGGCCCTCGGTTTCGTACGGACCCGCGGACTGGCCATGGCCGAGGCCGCGGCCGTCACGGAGACCGGCATGGCCGCGCTGCTCGGTGGCGACCCGGACGTCGTGCTCCCGCACCTGGAGAAGCTCGGGCTGACCCCGGCGAACGTGAACGGCGCCGGACAGATCGTCGCCGCGGGCACCGCGGAGCAGATCGCGGCGCTCGTCGACGACAAGCCCGACGGGGTCCGCAGGGTCATGCCGCTCAAGGTGGCCGGTGCCTTCCACACGCACCACATGGCTCCGGCGGTCGCCGGACTCGGCAAGGCGGCGCAGGACCTGGTCGTCGCCGACCCGGTCGTCCCGTACCTCTCGAACGCCGACGGCGAGGTGGTCACGACCGGCCCCGACGTCGTGGCCCGGCTGGTCAACCAGGTCTCGAACCCGGTCCGCTGGGATCTGTGCATGGAGACCGCTCAGAGGCTGGGCGCGACCGCGCTCATCGAGGTCTGCCCCGGCGGCACGCTGGTGGGCATCGCCAAGCGCGCCATGCCCGGCGTGCGGACGCTGGCGCTCAAGACACCCGACGACCTCGACGCGGCTCGCGCCCTCATCGCCGAGACCCAATCACCTGCCGCTGACGCGGCGGGGGCCTAA
- a CDS encoding PucR family transcriptional regulator: MPRPDSAQPGPPPAHPHAATLKRLEQASGRLSANAIARMDETLPWYRAMPPENRSWIGLVAQAGIAAFTEWFRHPEAPQAISTDVFGTAPRELTRAITLRQTVEMVRTTIEVMETAIEEVAAPGDESILREALLVYAREIAFATAQVYAQAAEARGAWDARLESLVVNAVLSGEADEGAVSRAAALGWNSPDHVCVILGTAPEGDSELTVEAIRRAARHAKVQVLTGVLGNRLVVIAGGNDNPLQVAKALIGPYAAGPVVAGPIVPDLLAATRSAQAAAAGLKAGYAWQDAPRPVLADDLLPERAIASDPSAREQLVEEIYRPLEEAGSALLETLSVYLEQASSLEGAARMLFVHPNTVRYRLRRVTDVTGWSPSDVRSAFTLRIALILGRLADGDTQL, encoded by the coding sequence GTGCCCCGACCCGATTCCGCGCAACCCGGACCCCCTCCCGCACATCCTCATGCCGCGACGCTGAAGCGGCTGGAGCAGGCCTCCGGCCGGCTCTCGGCGAACGCCATCGCCCGGATGGACGAGACGTTGCCGTGGTACCGGGCGATGCCACCGGAGAACCGGTCCTGGATCGGTCTGGTCGCCCAGGCCGGCATCGCGGCGTTCACCGAGTGGTTCCGGCACCCCGAGGCCCCCCAGGCGATCTCCACCGACGTCTTCGGCACCGCCCCGCGCGAGCTGACCCGGGCCATCACGCTGCGGCAGACGGTCGAGATGGTGCGCACCACGATCGAGGTCATGGAGACCGCGATCGAGGAAGTCGCCGCCCCCGGCGACGAGTCGATCCTCCGCGAGGCGCTGCTGGTCTACGCCCGGGAGATCGCCTTCGCGACCGCCCAGGTGTACGCGCAGGCCGCCGAGGCCCGCGGGGCCTGGGACGCCCGGCTGGAGTCCCTGGTGGTCAACGCGGTGCTGTCGGGCGAGGCCGACGAGGGCGCGGTGTCCCGCGCCGCCGCGCTCGGCTGGAACTCGCCCGACCATGTCTGTGTGATCCTCGGCACCGCGCCCGAGGGCGACAGCGAACTGACCGTCGAGGCGATCCGCCGCGCCGCGCGCCACGCCAAGGTGCAGGTGCTGACCGGTGTCCTCGGCAACCGGCTCGTCGTCATCGCGGGCGGCAACGACAATCCGCTCCAGGTCGCCAAGGCCCTGATCGGCCCGTACGCGGCGGGTCCTGTGGTCGCCGGGCCGATCGTGCCCGACCTGCTCGCGGCCACCCGGTCCGCGCAGGCCGCGGCCGCCGGGCTCAAGGCCGGTTACGCCTGGCAGGACGCGCCGCGCCCGGTGCTCGCCGACGATCTGCTGCCGGAACGCGCCATCGCGTCGGACCCCTCGGCGCGTGAGCAGTTGGTGGAGGAGATCTACAGACCTCTGGAGGAGGCGGGTTCGGCCCTCCTCGAAACGCTGAGTGTCTACCTGGAACAGGCGAGCAGCCTGGAAGGCGCGGCCAGGATGCTCTTCGTGCACCCCAACACCGTTCGTTACCGGCTCCGACGTGTGACCGACGTCACCGGCTGGTCACCCTCCGACGTGCGCTCCGCATTCACTCTGCGCATCGCTCTGATCCTGGGGCGCCTGGCCGACGGGGATACGCAGCTCTAG
- a CDS encoding acyl carrier protein: MAATQEEIVTGLAEIVNEIAGIPVEDVQLDKSFTDDLDVDSLSMVEVVVAAEERFDVKIPDDDVKNLKTVGDAADYISKHQA, encoded by the coding sequence ATGGCCGCCACCCAGGAAGAGATCGTCACCGGTCTCGCCGAGATCGTCAACGAGATCGCCGGTATCCCGGTCGAGGACGTCCAGCTGGACAAGTCCTTCACCGACGACCTGGACGTCGACTCGCTGTCCATGGTCGAGGTCGTCGTCGCCGCCGAAGAGCGCTTCGACGTGAAGATCCCGGACGACGACGTCAAGAACCTCAAGACCGTCGGCGACGCTGCCGATTACATCTCGAAGCACCAGGCCTGA
- a CDS encoding ketoacyl-ACP synthase III produces MAKIKPSKGAPYARIMGVGGYRPTRVVPNEVILETIDSSDEWIRSRSGIATRHWASDEETVAAMSIEASGKAIADAGITADRIGAVVVSTVSHFSQTPAIATEIAHKLGTDKAPAFDISAGCAGFGYGLTLAKGMIVEGSAEYVLVIGVERLSDLTDLEDRATAFLFGDGAGAVVVGPSQEPHIGPTVWGSEGDKSETIKQTVPWSDYRDGKGRAKFPAITQEGQAVFRWAVFEMAKVAQQALDAAGIEAADLDVFIPHQANMRIIDSMVKTLKLPEHVMVARDVETTGNTSAASIPLAMERLLATGQAKSGDTALVIGFGAGLVYAATVVTLP; encoded by the coding sequence ATGGCGAAGATCAAGCCCAGCAAGGGCGCCCCGTACGCACGGATCATGGGCGTCGGCGGCTACCGTCCGACCCGGGTCGTGCCCAACGAGGTGATCCTGGAGACGATCGACTCCTCCGACGAGTGGATCCGCTCCCGCTCCGGCATCGCGACCCGCCACTGGGCATCCGACGAGGAGACCGTGGCCGCGATGTCCATCGAGGCCTCCGGCAAGGCCATCGCCGACGCCGGGATCACCGCCGACCGGATCGGCGCCGTGGTCGTGTCGACGGTCTCGCACTTCTCGCAGACCCCGGCCATCGCGACCGAGATCGCCCACAAGCTCGGCACCGACAAGGCGCCCGCCTTCGACATCTCGGCGGGCTGCGCCGGCTTCGGCTACGGGCTGACGCTCGCCAAGGGCATGATCGTCGAGGGTTCCGCCGAGTACGTGCTCGTCATCGGCGTCGAGCGGCTCAGCGACCTCACCGACCTGGAGGACCGCGCGACGGCCTTCCTCTTCGGCGACGGCGCGGGCGCGGTCGTGGTCGGCCCGTCCCAGGAGCCGCACATAGGCCCCACGGTATGGGGCTCGGAGGGCGACAAGTCCGAGACGATCAAGCAGACCGTGCCGTGGTCGGACTACCGCGACGGCAAGGGCCGCGCGAAGTTCCCCGCGATCACGCAGGAGGGCCAGGCGGTCTTCCGCTGGGCCGTGTTCGAGATGGCGAAGGTCGCTCAGCAGGCCCTGGACGCGGCCGGTATCGAGGCGGCCGACCTGGACGTCTTCATCCCGCACCAGGCCAACATGCGGATCATCGACTCGATGGTGAAGACCCTCAAGCTGCCGGAGCACGTCATGGTCGCCCGTGACGTCGAGACCACCGGCAACACCTCCGCAGCCTCGATTCCGCTCGCGATGGAGCGGCTCCTGGCGACCGGTCAGGCGAAGAGCGGCGACACCGCGCTGGTCATCGGCTTCGGGGCGGGTCTCGTCTACGCCGCGACTGTCGTTACCCTCCCCTAG
- a CDS encoding SGNH/GDSL hydrolase family protein: MQRKPESARSRHGRTAVAALTAVLVLPLGALAGCDSSDSGAKHAQAHRGATPAPAWDRSPGSVAAVGDSITRGFDACSVLSDCPKVSWATGTDTRVHSLVSRLGVKKGWNDARTGARMADVPAQIDAAAAHRPELVTIMAGANDACRDSVSHMTPVDEFRSSFTTSLKRLRKALPKSEVYVSSVPDLKRLWSQGRGNPLGKQIWKLGICASMLRDADAMGPAAVKRRDAVQARVVAYNTVLKDVCATDTHCRYDGGAVFGYRFTGAQLSPWDWFHPGRNGQERLAEIAYRNVTAARPPA; the protein is encoded by the coding sequence GTGCAGAGGAAGCCGGAATCCGCCCGGAGCCGCCACGGCCGCACCGCTGTCGCGGCGCTGACTGCGGTGCTCGTCCTCCCGCTCGGCGCGCTGGCCGGCTGTGACTCTTCCGACAGTGGCGCGAAACATGCGCAGGCGCACCGCGGTGCGACACCCGCCCCGGCCTGGGACAGGTCGCCCGGTTCGGTCGCTGCCGTGGGCGATTCCATCACCCGTGGCTTCGACGCCTGTTCGGTGCTCTCCGACTGTCCCAAGGTCTCCTGGGCGACCGGTACGGACACGCGCGTGCACAGTCTGGTCTCCCGGCTCGGGGTGAAGAAGGGCTGGAACGACGCCAGGACCGGGGCCCGGATGGCCGATGTGCCGGCCCAGATCGACGCCGCGGCGGCGCACCGGCCCGAGCTGGTGACGATCATGGCAGGTGCCAATGACGCTTGCCGGGACTCGGTTTCGCACATGACACCGGTGGATGAATTCCGGTCCTCGTTCACGACGTCGCTGAAACGATTGCGCAAGGCGCTGCCCAAGAGCGAGGTCTATGTGTCGAGCGTGCCGGACCTGAAGCGGCTGTGGTCGCAGGGGCGCGGCAATCCGCTGGGCAAACAGATCTGGAAGCTGGGGATCTGCGCCTCGATGCTGCGGGACGCCGACGCGATGGGCCCGGCGGCGGTGAAGCGGCGTGACGCCGTGCAGGCGCGGGTCGTCGCGTACAACACGGTCCTCAAGGACGTGTGCGCCACGGACACGCACTGCCGTTACGACGGCGGGGCGGTCTTCGGATACCGGTTCACCGGGGCGCAGCTGAGCCCCTGGGACTGGTTCCACCCCGGCAGGAACGGGCAGGAGCGGCTGGCGGAGATCGCGTACCGCAACGTCACGGCCGCGCGGCCCCCGGCGTAG
- a CDS encoding NAD(P)-dependent oxidoreductase produces MADNTSVAVLGTGIMGAAMARNLCHAGLDVRVWNRTRSKAEPLADVGARVTGTPGEAVEGADAIITMVYDGPAALEAMTAAGPSLSAGAVWLQSTTAGTEGLLPLAALARQHGLVFVDAPVLGTKAPAESGQLTVLVAGPDSVRDDVAPVLDAIGSRTVWVGNDGTTGAATRLKLVCNSWVLTLTHGTAEALALAAGLGVDPAGFLAAVGGGSLDCGYLHLKAQTILTEDYTPSFSVTTAAKDARLIVEAGRAAGVRLDVAAAGAERFRRAGALGHGDDDMAASYFASFEA; encoded by the coding sequence ATGGCTGACAACACCTCAGTAGCTGTCCTCGGTACGGGGATCATGGGCGCCGCGATGGCCCGCAACCTCTGCCACGCCGGGCTCGACGTCCGCGTCTGGAACCGGACCCGCTCCAAGGCCGAGCCCCTCGCCGACGTGGGCGCCCGCGTCACCGGCACACCGGGTGAGGCCGTCGAGGGCGCGGACGCGATCATCACCATGGTGTACGACGGCCCGGCGGCCCTCGAAGCGATGACCGCGGCCGGACCCTCGCTGAGCGCCGGGGCGGTCTGGCTGCAGTCCACCACCGCCGGCACCGAGGGGCTCCTCCCGCTCGCCGCGCTGGCCAGGCAGCACGGGCTGGTCTTCGTGGACGCTCCGGTACTCGGCACCAAGGCCCCGGCGGAGAGCGGGCAGCTCACGGTCCTGGTGGCCGGCCCCGACTCCGTACGCGACGATGTGGCACCCGTCCTGGACGCCATCGGCTCCCGTACGGTCTGGGTCGGGAACGACGGCACGACGGGAGCGGCCACCCGCCTCAAACTGGTCTGCAACAGTTGGGTGCTGACCCTCACCCACGGCACGGCCGAAGCACTCGCGCTGGCGGCCGGCCTCGGCGTGGACCCCGCCGGTTTCCTGGCCGCGGTCGGCGGCGGTTCGCTCGACTGCGGCTATCTGCACCTCAAGGCACAGACGATCCTCACCGAGGACTACACCCCGAGCTTCTCGGTCACCACCGCGGCGAAGGACGCCCGGCTGATCGTCGAGGCGGGACGTGCGGCGGGTGTGCGGCTGGACGTGGCCGCCGCGGGCGCCGAACGGTTCCGCAGGGCCGGGGCGCTGGGGCACGGCGACGACGACATGGCCGCGTCGTACTTCGCGAGCTTCGAGGCCTGA
- the fabF gene encoding beta-ketoacyl-ACP synthase II has product MSPTNRTVVVTGIGATTPLGGDSASTWDGLLAGRSGVKPLTGERFAELPVRIAAPVAVDPSEVLARPLARKLDRSAQFAVIAAREAWSDAGFTAKAGEDDAIRPERLGAVVASGIGGITTLLDQYDVLKEKGVRRVSPHTVPMLMPNGPSANVGLELGAQAGVHALVSACASGAEAVGYAAEMIRSGRADVVVAGGTEATIHPLPIAAFANMMAMSKNNDDPEGASRPYDKGRDGFVLGEGAGIVVLESAEHAAARGAKVYCELVGQGLSSDAHHIAQPEPTGRGIAAALRHMLETTDLKPSEVVHVNAHATSTPQGDVAEIKALRQVLGDDLDHVAISATKSMTGHLLGGAGGIETVATVLALYHRTAPPTINIVDLDEEVDADIVRDKPRTLPQGSISAVNNSFGFGGHNVMLAFRSV; this is encoded by the coding sequence GTGAGCCCGACCAATCGCACCGTGGTCGTCACCGGTATCGGCGCAACCACACCGCTGGGTGGCGACAGCGCATCGACCTGGGACGGTCTGCTCGCAGGCCGTTCCGGTGTCAAGCCGCTCACCGGCGAGCGCTTCGCCGAGCTCCCGGTCCGCATCGCCGCCCCGGTGGCTGTCGACCCGAGCGAGGTCCTTGCGCGCCCCCTCGCCCGCAAGCTGGACCGCTCGGCCCAGTTCGCGGTGATCGCGGCCCGTGAGGCCTGGTCCGACGCGGGCTTCACCGCGAAGGCCGGCGAGGACGACGCCATCCGCCCCGAGCGCCTCGGCGCGGTCGTCGCTTCCGGTATCGGTGGCATCACCACCCTGCTCGACCAGTACGACGTGCTCAAGGAGAAGGGCGTACGCCGCGTCTCCCCGCACACCGTCCCCATGCTCATGCCGAACGGCCCGTCCGCCAACGTCGGGCTCGAACTCGGCGCACAGGCGGGTGTCCACGCGCTGGTCAGCGCGTGCGCGTCCGGCGCCGAGGCGGTCGGCTACGCGGCCGAGATGATCCGCTCCGGCCGTGCCGACGTCGTCGTCGCCGGTGGCACCGAGGCGACCATCCACCCGCTGCCCATCGCGGCCTTCGCCAACATGATGGCGATGTCCAAGAACAACGACGACCCCGAGGGTGCCTCCCGCCCGTACGACAAGGGCCGTGACGGCTTCGTACTCGGTGAGGGCGCAGGCATCGTGGTCCTGGAGTCGGCCGAGCACGCCGCCGCGCGCGGCGCCAAGGTCTACTGCGAGCTCGTGGGCCAGGGCCTGTCGTCGGACGCCCACCACATCGCGCAGCCGGAGCCGACCGGCCGCGGTATCGCCGCGGCGCTGCGGCACATGCTGGAGACCACCGACCTGAAGCCCTCGGAGGTCGTGCACGTCAACGCGCACGCCACGTCGACCCCCCAGGGTGACGTCGCCGAGATCAAGGCGCTCCGCCAGGTGCTGGGCGACGACCTCGACCACGTCGCGATCTCCGCGACGAAGTCGATGACCGGGCACCTGCTCGGCGGCGCCGGCGGTATCGAGACCGTCGCCACGGTGCTCGCGCTGTACCACCGCACCGCTCCGCCGACCATCAACATCGTCGACCTCGACGAGGAGGTCGACGCGGACATCGTGCGGGACAAGCCGCGGACGCTGCCGCAGGGTTCGATCTCCGCGGTCAACAACTCGTTCGGGTTCGGCGGTCACAATGTGATGCTGGCGTTCCGCTCGGTCTGA